ACTTGGGTATTTCAACTGGATATCAGTTGATTGCAATTATGATTCACGTTGTCCACGGATTTCAACACTGCATCGTATCTGATGTAAATTGTCATATTTAAAATGATGATTTTTATGTAGATACGAGGTCACGTTTTAGTTCGAGACTTGCATCTCAAGTTTCGACGAAAATTACGACTTTGTTCGAggtattgataaaaatttaaaaaaaaatataagttcGGACAATCGAAAATCTATCTACTCGTAGGTATTCAGCCGATTGGTAGAATCGAATTTCTTGCAAATAGCGCTCAAATTGTGCGTATCGTCGATTCATTTCAAATACTTATAAATGGTTCGAATGTAACAAATCTCTCGTCACGATACGCAACGATTCGATGGACCCCGTCGCGTGTAACAAGTATTGTGGTACCGCGtgggaacgaaaggaaatgcgcGTGGTTTGAAGAAAATGTGAAGTGTTCGAGATAGACGAACGAGTAAATCTCGATGTTCTCGAGATGTGAACGAAGAGCGTTTGAACTGAACGGCGGAGTGTCCGAATTAAGGTGCGAAAGACGATCAATTAAGATGATAATCGACCGAAGAATTTTAAGTGAACGCGACCAGATGCACGGAGTGAGAAAGATTAAGGATTAAAACGAAAGGATACAGAGTGAGAGAGATACGCGTTTGAGATCACTTGTTGGAAATTAGGCGAGACGTGACGTGTCGCGTAAGAAAAGAGTTGCGTAGTCAGAGTCGAGCGTAATCAGTATAGTTACAGTTTACGCTCATCGGTATAGTTATAGTTTGCGCGTTTTGTTGTTGTTTTGTTTCTACTGTTTCGTTCAATGTACGCATATCCAAAAACTGTATTCATCTATTATTTCGAAATAATCAAACCAGTAATAATTCCTGcggaattattattaataattttcgtcTTATGTCTCGTCACAATTATTacggcaattaattttgatgggAAAATAAATAGCAGTAAAATATTTGATACCCTACGCACGTTGATTCAACTTCTCCTTCAAAAGGAATAGTTGTTCCACCGAATGGTAAAACTCTATCGATCCAGATCAAAGTTCTACTTTTTTTATtctgtaagaaaatattttcattcagtTCCAACAATTGACTAATTCACTTCTCCTTTGGCAGCTCAAACTGTGGACGGTTTATCGCGATTGTCAGCGATTCTTTTAGAAGATTTCTAGAAGATTAAAACGACTCTTTTCGTTTGATCAACAATCTTTTTCTCTTCTGGTTCGAATGTGTAATCGTACTCTTCAAGGTTCTATGCAAATGCGGTTCAGTAGGTTAATAACATATCCTGTTACGTGATTCTGCTCCGCAATCAAATTGGTTCCAAGAAAGAGTCTTCTTAAAATTCTTCACGAAAAGATGTACATTTTACTCGCACTTTCTAAAGTTCTGTGTGAAATTCAAACGTCACGATTATcctcgtaaaaaaaattaacttaTCTAAATATGTTAGACGATAAGATTTATTATCAAACGGTACGATTTTTCTTTACACGTCATTTATCATCGATGAATACTATATTATATAACAAACGTCGCGATTGATTGTTCGTGAGTCCGATTCCGCGAGTAATCGCTACGTCTAGATcttaagtttcgataaaaatgatgtCTGAATTGGAAGGTTGAAGACAGATGGTTTCTATTTCCGTACGATTGTTACTTCCACGACGAGAAGGTCGAGGATGATACGGAAATATGGTCCGAGTTAAGAGTACATCGCGTCAAAGTTACAGTCGATGAAATTCCGAACGAACAACAATCCTACATTTACGTAAATTCATTGAACATTTCCCAATGATCGACAATTGTTCTATTCATTATTGTAAAGGTAATAAGgatagaaattcctgatgccgTCGTATGGATTGAAGTTGTAAGGATTCCTGGGTACGTTGTAGGAATCCTCCGGCAACGGGACAATCGGGACTTCCACGGATTCGATCACTTCGACTTCCGGTTTCTGACAGGCCAGTGCTCCGCAACGATTTTTGCAACACTTGAGCGTTCCTCTGCAATCGCTGTCGACGCTGCAGGTCGGCGAGCACACCCATCTACCTTTGGGCACTGCTGGACAGGAACCTGCTTTCTCTGAACGAGAAGAATTCGAGGACGATGTAAACATCGGTAAAATAATACAAGAAAAGacgttgtaaaatttaattacgatggAACCTCGATAAACGCAAGTCCAATGACCGCGCGAGTGTCTCGTTTATTGTTTGCGTTGACGAGAGAAAGGGACGAGAGTTGTCTCCTCTTTCTCAATCTCGTGTTTAATATACACGAGCACATACCTGTCTCTCGAGTTGTCAACGCTCGGTTTCGAACCTATAAAACAACCTGAGAGACAACACCTTGTAAACGAGTCGCTTACTTCCTATTGGATCGGTTACCTTTAACGAGTTTTCAGTCATGTTTCGCTACGACTATCGAGATTCTATCGTAGTATCGTATTCTATCTTCTCTTCCAGTGCTTTGAACCGAAATAATAAATCGATATCCTCAACGATAATGGAAGGTTCGTTCCCTCACCCGATGTATCTGGTTGCCTCATGGTCACTGGTCTCGAGCAGACGGCTCCTCCGCAACTGGTTGGACAACATTTGCTTATTCCTTGGCAATGGGAGTCAAAGAAACAGGACTGGCTGCAAATCTGAACCGGCAGAGCCGGTGGACAGGAACCTGGCTTTTCGGCGTACGGTTCGTATCTGAAAACATTGCGGCAATACCGTGTGAAGTATTCCAGTTGTACGAAGAAATGGCACCGTTGtcgttgaaattgaatttttcaaaagatcTGGGAAATTCGTTCCAGGAACGAAGATGTATGTCCGAGAAATTTCTTGGACCAACTCTGAGAATATCTTAATCCGTAAAAAGAATTAAGATATGGAGATTAAAATTATCCATTCTTTTAATCGATTAATCAACTTTCATTCTCGAAGCAAATATCGAATGATTCAATGTTGGAATTAGTTTATCGAACGTTGGTATTAGTTCATCGAACTGATTAGTTAATCTCTGAACTGTTAAGACGCAGGCGAAGATAACTGTGCACTGTAACAAAAAAGATTAGTGGTAACTAAATTTACCTGGATTGGCCGAAAGTGGTGGCTAATGTTAGGGTAAATACAAGGACTACTGGAAACAACTCCATCCTTTGGTTGAACTCGTTCTTAGTCTCACAGGATAACGGTGAACACTTTTGGTAtttctaaaattgaaaaaattgaacgctCCCATTTAATTCAGTTTGATATTAACGCGcgatattttaaacaaacaaaTTGCTATTCTATGAGTAACTTTCTTCCACGTTCAAAGagtctctattcgtttctttcgatttgtCTACATTTCTCCAACGGTTAAGCAAATCTATCGATTAGTTTGCGTCGCCGTTCCCGTACTCAACGAAGACAAAGTTCGACAATACGATTACTATTCGATGCAAAATTCGTCGGACATCGTGACACACTAGTTCGTCTAGATTTTCCTAACGATGCAACGGCCCTATCGATTATTCTTTCCGTCGAAGAGGAGAAAAATCACCAGCAGCACTGAACGACCCTCTGTTCGCAAACGTCACCGAGAGAACCATTGTCTTACTTGTACGTAATCGAGGATATCGATGGAGAAGGTGGTCTCGCGTTTCTATTCGAACTTCGCCAAGGGGAGAGCGATTGTCTTCCTATATAGCATCGATCCCCACTTGCTCGATGAGGCGTGCAGAAACATGTGGTTCGCGCGTGGATCAGGGACCCCGGACCAGAGATCGCTGGTCCTGCATCGGATGTCAAACCGCAACGGTAATTAGTCGGCCAAATCCAATTAACGAGAAATCTAAATCGAGCGGAAGGACGATAAGCGGTTTTTTCGTGCCAGGGTGAAAGAAACGGTCGCTCGACTGGAATCTAGACGATTTCCGGATCGTTTCGTCGTGATTCGTTGTAACCACGCCGGAAAATATCTAGCGTCGACCGGTTAAAATTGAGAGTTCGGTCGAGAGGTTGCTGACGGAGGAATTTTCATTCGGAGCACTCTAATCCGGaagattttaaacattttccgaCGATACTGCAACGATTAATGTAATCGTTGCGTGTATTTATATttccaaaaaaatgaaaatatatacagaAAATATAAGCGTCTTTTTCAATGATACCGAAATTTCTCAGTCGTACGATGGGATGGTTTTTTTTTCAGGATTTAATTTTCTAGCCAGGATCGACTAAAAtcagaatttttacaaattggACGAACGACACATAAAATATGTTTAGGTACGGCAAGcttttgaagaaaaaatgtaaattttaagtCAATAGGAGAAGTAGTTTCCGAGGAACATTACCGATTTGTTTGATAAacctgtttcgagaaaaacgtgttTAAAGTTTAAGGATTAGAGCGCTTTAGCGTCGGGACACTAGAGACACATTCGTGGAACGAAAATACCTGTTTGTCAAAAATAGTTCTTCTTCGCGGGGGTCACAATGCAACACTTATTAGTCACAAACTCGACGATTTCGAGGACTTTAAAACGATTGGTTTTTCCAGTCAGTGATGCGGATGCTAGCAGAGACAGTTCAGTACTGGCGATGAATACTCAATCGcatgatttatttaaaaatacaactgCCTCCGCGTTAACGAAAGTGACATCATACGTTGTTTAACGTTCTCTCGTTTGACCCGTGTAAAATGCAAGAGATACAGCTATCcgtagatggaaaaaattttagaaaaattatccAAAGTTTTTCAATTTGCTGCGAgcgaatttaattttttgtatttaaaaaaattcgacAGTCTTGAATCGTACAACTTCCACCCGAAACGTTCTCCTCTgtctttaaaaataaacgaatcaaTCGTGCACTCGTTCGCGTACCGGTTAGCGATAACGGTCTTACTCGATGAATACCTTAACAATGAAAATAGTAAGACAAAAGTAGATCAATATAGGCTAACGTTACGTTAGTTTACTGCGGAGACAATGCGCGCAATTAAGAGCTACGAAAAAGTCGCGTTTGATCTCTAAAATTCAAAGGTCGAAAAAGAAAGATTATGGTCTTTAGAGGAAAGGatgtaatttttcgaatcgtaATCGAGTCAATAACCTTTATTGTTACCGTAATTGGTACGTAGTTGGTATCAATGAAAACGTTTACATTGACGCCACTGGAGAATGTTTCTTCTCACGGTTTTCGAAATTTGCATAATCCGTTCGTTGCATAATTGTTTGGAAGCGTACGATTTCCGAGGACGACCGGTTTCCGTTAGGCAAAAAGCAgtgtatttttttacgatgCACTCGCGTGTCAATGAAAGCCACGATTCTTAGAAAGCATTGAACAACCCTTCGCTGCTATTGACATTCATTGTCAGTCGATCGGTCCTGTAAGTGCGTTGAACGCTTATAAGCGTTCTGTGAGTACTATGCTCGTGAGTAGTATGCTCGTTAAACATTAAAGCTACCTGCTTTCCATACGCGAGTGTTGAGCGCTCAAATCTTACGAATGTTggaattcgaaatttttatctacGGAAGAATTCTATCTACATCCGATAGTTTTCTGCGAGAGACCTTCGTCCGAGATGAAAAAATGTCGATTCACGGAACAGAAACTTTACCTTCTTCGGTTGTCTGAAATTGAACCGGCCGATTCGATTTCATAGAACCACAGACTGCTGTAAATCACATTCGATAAAGTAAAGCCTCGTTCAGAATCAAACGCGATTATTTTTATACAACACCGATGGCGTAAACATGTCGATAGAGGCCCCTTGGACTTTTGTTCAACGCAGAAAAATGGTCGATCAATAGGGTAGCACTCAGATCGATTAGATGacatttaaaattttgttctcaaTGTTCAGATTTTCTCCGTGTCACAGTGTACCGtgtatagaaaattaaatttgatataATTCGAGGATAGGCGGACCTCGACCATGTGTTGTCAATTATTATTGGATACGGTCGATGTGCGATCGCTGGGACAATTTCTCTTATTTCCTCCTTTATTGAtgtaaacataaatataaaaaatggatCCTGTTGGACTCGGTAGAAAAAATTACGCAAAACGAATAGGATAACGCGTTACAATTACGATTATAAAACGATAAATGCATTCTTGGTACTTGCAACACATTCTGTGCAACAGTTTCTGTCGAGAATTCGACACCTGTACAGAGTATCATTTATGCTAGTGACAGTAATGTGTGCAACGAATTACGCGACAATTAAACGTTACGGATGATTAACGATCGCGCAACGTCATATTTCTTTACAGTCTTTTGGCGTTATTGAAATTCTTCTAAGAATATTATTGCTACACATGTTAACGCCGTCGCATCATTTTCGCTAATCGTGAATGGTTAATTTTAATACACGACAATATTGGTAGTCGGTTACAATAATTATTGCGATTAAAGTAAAGAATAGGATAGAGAATCGCATATGTACAGGTTCCATTTTGACATTTCGCCAaaacgatgaaactttgatttgGCGCTCGCTAGCATTGTATTCGCTGTTGGATCGAAAtccgaattaattaattaatatacaaCTTAGTGGCGTAATTAAAGAGCCACGTATGTCTCTTAAGCTGCGGTCGGCTTAATTtcgcaattaaatttaaatttagcgCTATTTTCTTGGCGAATATGAAACTGTTGTGTATCGGATTAAATACAAATGTTTTGGAGCTGGAGAGAAGTTCGAAAAAACTAGGCTTCGAAGGTTTACAAGATTTTCGAATCTTTTGTATCTTCCGTAGCGCAAAATGAAcgcaaatattttacaaatcaaACAATTGGATCGAAGGgttaaaaatattccgaataAGTCTCGGATTAAAGATAACTATACTGCTCTGAATAATTAAAGAATCGCCTGTTCAGAGGAGGTAACTATTTTGAAAGTTGTTCGTGTAGTGATTTATTCGTATAAGAAATAATAAAGACGGTGTAACTATTCTTAAGGCGAAATAATTGGATTCAAAGGATTCAAAATCTTTCGATCTTAATCATTCAATTACTGTACCTTGAAACGAACGTAAAGATTCGTAGTCTTTACATCCGACGAGTAGCTCCGAACTTCGGAATCCAcagtattttcaataattaagcATACACTCGAAATCAAAGGAAATACGAAAGGACTAGGTTCAAGAGTCTTGAAGAACTTCGGGGACTACCGAACCTTTGAATTGTAAAGTAGATGCAAATCTTTTTGTGGTAAAGGAGTGCGCAGAAGCTTAGTTCGAACAACTCGAATAGATTCAGATTTGTTTAAGCCAtacattttctataaaatttaaatatttttcaaacgagtgAAATTCGATACAATTGAACTTGAACGTTTTAAGATCCTTAAACGTGTTCGAGTCTTGAGGTCATAATATACATGTAAACATTTACGAAATAATAATCCAAGTAAACAATAAAGTACTTAGAGTCTCCTAATTTTTACCAACGCCTCGATTATCGCAAATAGTAATATTTATGACAATAATAATGAGTCTAATTAATATCTCACGAATATTCCTACGAACGCATTCGAGGTACTTTTAGAATAATAACGAGTAAATTATCGTAGAACGCTACTTAACGCGTAGTTGCATATTAACATAAACAAAATCTATAGATTAAGTCACGTttcctcgaatattcgaatggaaaataaaaattgaaaaataatgtacACAAAAGGCACAAGCATAGAGAAACGGAGCCGTGCGTGGAATACATTAATTCGATGGCCTTCCACTTTAGTTGTCGTTTTAATACAAACGATTTACATTTAAATACGCTACTAATACTAACGATTACGAAGAACACTGACGtcgttcgattattttaaattatcggAAGAAGAACAATCGTCGAAGGCACTTTTCGTGGACGATCGGGCGTATGCcgtggaaagaagaagaaacaaagagatttcttctatttcttctatttctttGTGGTTGCTGAAacagaaaattaacaaaaaagtGTAACGTTGGCTTTATAGGGGAAAGATTGTActgtttctaaaaataaaacaccTACTAACGTGGATGAAACTTCGGAACCAactttaattgaaaaaatgtttagaCAATCTTCTCGGTTAATTTTGTT
The Ptiloglossa arizonensis isolate GNS036 chromosome 3, iyPtiAriz1_principal, whole genome shotgun sequence genome window above contains:
- the LOC143144449 gene encoding WAP four-disulfide core domain protein 2, which gives rise to MELFPVVLVFTLTLATTFGQSRYEPYAEKPGSCPPALPVQICSQSCFFDSHCQGISKCCPTSCGGAVCSRPVTMRQPDTSEKAGSCPAVPKGRWVCSPTCSVDSDCRGTLKCCKNRCGALACQKPEVEVIESVEVPIVPLPEDSYNVPRNPYNFNPYDGIRNFYPYYLYNNE